The stretch of DNA TGAGGAAAGCGGCAATTATAATGAGGAATTTTTTAATTCCATAAATGTATTCAAGTGTTTATTAGGGAAAGAGAATAATAATTAAGCGATGGAGCTTTTACTCCATCGCTTCTATTAATATCTAAACAATCTTCTTACGGATATATCCTGATAATAGATCAATAAAGGTAACCATAACAATAATGCCAAGAAGAATAATTCCTACTCGATCCCAATCTCTTGAGCTCAATGCAAAAATTAAAGGTGTTCCAATTCCTCCAGCTCCAATTACGCCTAGAATCGATGCTGAGCGAACATTAATTTCAAAACGATATAGCGTATAGGACAAGAAGCCCGGCAATACTTGTGGCAGGATGGCAAACCATATGATTTGTAAACGGTTTGCCCCTGTGGCGGTTAACGCTTCTGAAGGACCTGGATCCACGCTTTCAATTTCCTCTGCGAATAGCTTTCCGAGCATACCGATCGAGTGTAAGCCTAATGCAAGCACACCAGCAAATGATCCTGGACCAACGGCTTTAATGAACATGATGGCCATGACGATCTCTGGAAATGTGCGTATTAAGCTAAGGATGAATTTACCGGTATTTGAAAGAGATCTGCCTTTGCTCATATTTGTTGCTGCCAAGAAAGCAAAGGGTACGCATAGGAAGGCTGAAATGAATGTTCCCAGAATCGCAATCGCTAATGTATCTAAGAGTCCCCGCAATAAATCTTCACCATCAGGTAAATACACATAATCCCAATCAGGGCTAAAGATGCCTGAGAAAATCGCTTTTGACACTTGTGCAGCTGTTTCTTTTACATCAGCAATAGGCATCCCGGAGAAAGCCCAAATATAAATAAGTGCTAATGTTATGTATATCAGCCAAATACGGGTTTTATTTTTTTTAGGCTTGATCAAAGGTCTCGTCGTATTACTCATATTAACTTCTCCCGTAATTTTGTACTAATAAAGTCGATGATTAAGACAACGACTAATGTAAAAATAATGATGGAGCTTGTTTTGTCGTATTCAAAGAATCCAAGGGTACGGTCAT from Cytobacillus dafuensis encodes:
- the phnE gene encoding phosphonate ABC transporter, permease protein PhnE, which produces MSNTTRPLIKPKKNKTRIWLIYITLALIYIWAFSGMPIADVKETAAQVSKAIFSGIFSPDWDYVYLPDGEDLLRGLLDTLAIAILGTFISAFLCVPFAFLAATNMSKGRSLSNTGKFILSLIRTFPEIVMAIMFIKAVGPGSFAGVLALGLHSIGMLGKLFAEEIESVDPGPSEALTATGANRLQIIWFAILPQVLPGFLSYTLYRFEINVRSASILGVIGAGGIGTPLIFALSSRDWDRVGIILLGIIVMVTFIDLLSGYIRKKIV